One Amaranthus tricolor cultivar Red isolate AtriRed21 chromosome 10, ASM2621246v1, whole genome shotgun sequence genomic window carries:
- the LOC130825879 gene encoding zinc finger BED domain-containing protein RICESLEEPER 3-like, producing MDIIKDSFPYGSLLLDVYDGVNRIKESVVFWTGSDKRVQKFEGVANQLASGYKRKLTLDCKIRWNSTYEMLCVAINYEEVFAVLSGRDKLYKNPPTPEDWEKLGKICELLEVFAKLTLDFSASKTPTANICFSKICKLKITLSTWLSSPYDYVVKMAKVMLEKYKKYWDSMNGLMGVATILDPRYKMALIRFYFAKLFDKYEYDREVSRISNLLRRLVDEYESRSENTQSKRQLPSNLASGGSSCDDVDMEEFAQFLERDKIKLMKNRIWTTFSTSGRVLDPYRSRLLPQAVEALMCSQNWIWAALKNFGEFKDKNFAKIVGELEEECEMKFDSDEIILD from the exons ATGGACATCATAAAGGACTCTTTCCCATATGGTTCTCTACTTTTGGATG TGTATGATGGAGTTAATCGAATAAAGGAAAGTGTTGTGTTCTGGACTGGTTCTGATAAGAGAGTGCAAAAGTTTGAAGGTGTAGCTAATCAATTAGCCTCCGGTTACAAAAGGAAATTAACCCTTGATTGTAAAATTCGTTGGAATTCAACATATGAAATGCTTTGTGTTGCTATTAATTATGAGGAAGTGTTTGCTGTTTTAAGTGGTCGAGATAAACTATACAAAAACCCACCAACTCCTGAAGATTGGGAAAAACTTGGGAAAATATGTGAGTTATTGGAAGTGTTTGCTAAACTTACCCTTGATTTCTCTGCCTCAAAAACTCCTACGGCTAATATttgcttttctaaaatttgCAAACTTAAAATTACTTTATCTACTTGGCTTTCATCTCCATATGATTATGTTGTGAAGATGGCGAAAgtaatgttagagaaatataagaaatattggGATAGTATGAATGGTTTGATGGGAGTTGCAACTATACTTGATCCTAGGTATAAAATGGCTCTTATTCGATTTTATTTTGCAaagttatttgataaatatgAGTATGATAGAGAGGTTAGTAGAATTAGCAATCTATTAAGGAGATTAGTTGATGAATATGAGTCTAGGAGTGAGAATACTCAAAGTAAGAGGCAACTACCTTCCAATTTAGCAAGTGGTGGGAGTTCTTGTGATGATGTTGATATGGAAGAGTTTGCACAATTTCTAGAGCGAGACAAAATCAAACTTATGAAAAATCGTATTTGGACAA CTTTTAGCACAAGTGGTAGAGTTCTTGATCCTTATCGTAGTCGACTACTACCTCAAGCCGTTGAAGCTTTAATGTGTTCTCAAAATTGGATTTGGGCTGCCCTCAAAA ATTTTGGAGAATTCAAGGACAAGAATTTTGCTAAAATTGTTGGAGAGTTGGAAGAAGAATGCGAAATGAAATTTGATAGTGATGAGATTATTCTGGATTGA